The window AATTAATAAGTGTATCATCGATATCAAAGCCGAATTTCAAGGTTAACTCCTCATTTCACGGATATACTAGGCTGCCGGAGCATTTTCCTTTTTATATTTCCCCCTTATTCCTTCAATATAAGTCCGAAAAGACTTGCAAAAACAGAGGCTTGTCCCCTCGAAATGATGCAGCCGCGCAAATCCTCTATACTCACACCTAAACTTGTAAATTCACAGCTGCTGATATCAATACCCGCAAGCTTAACACCCGTGAATTGTGCCCTGTCCAGCTGACAATTATCGAAATACACTTTTTGCAGCATGGATTCGTAGAAATCGGCATTTAAAAGCGAGCACTCCTGAAAAACAGTCTGCTTGAAATTAGCCATTCGAAAGGTCGTATAATCGGCTAAGCATGTATGAAATAAGACATTTCGGACGGTTGCTTCTGTCAGGTCAATGCCAATGATTTTGCAATTTCTAAATTCAGTCCGATGGATTGTAGCTTGACCAAAATCAACGTTGGATAGATCGCATTTCTCGAAAATAACATCTGTTAGCTCTATGTCTTTCATCGATATCCGAGTGAAGGTGACATTACGAAATATCACTTTATCAAACGCGACTTTATATGCGGACTGATTGTCAATGATACAATCACTTATAATACCCGTATGAAAGCTATCTTCTGGCTGCATTTCCTCGTTGGGCAGTGTAATGGCTGGTATTTCTTTGGGGATTTTCGGTGTTTCAATTTTGGGAATGCTCATCTGGTACTCCTTTATAATCAAATGATAGGCAAAAAAATAAGCCTTACGGCTTTTTGAACATTTACTCTTTGGTATTTAAATCTCCCTTTATACTACCATCTCTTCTTCCCACCGGACAAATCTTGATCGCTTAACCCGTTCAATTTCTCATTCGATTCTTTCCACATCACATAGATGGATTGAATCTGGATAAATTCCTGGTCCTTCGGTCCCGCTCCTTGCATGAACATGGCCTCTAACATTTGTTTGTAAAAAGTCATTCGTTTATGAATAATTTGTTTCTCCATATCAATAATTTCATCCAAGGTATGATAATCCATAAATGACTTCATATCGTCGGAAAGCTCTTCATCCAGTTCTTCTCTAGGTGAAGGAGTAGGTCTAGATGTAGACATGCTCGTTCTATTACTTAAATCAACAGTCGTCCGCAGCTCTGACAATTGGATATTCTCTTTCGCGCACATGACATGAAAATATTTATTTTTGAGCAGCTCATTAATCACAAGCTGACACATATCTTTATTCCGTATTAACATACCATCAAAGGGATGAAGTGTCCAAACATGATCTTTCTCATATATGTTGAAAGTGAACCATTCGTTGGCATACAAAATTCTGGTATTAATTGTAGACTCGTCAACAATCTCAAATGTAAAATCCAGCAACGTACAGCCCCCTCCCCAGCCTCACAGATCTTTTCTTATATTCTACCAAATCATAGCAAAAAAAAGAAACCTTTTCAGGTTTCATAGATGACTATTTTTCAATGAATTTGGACACATATTCTGCTTTTTCAGCGCTAGCTACGACAATGAGCACAATGATTATTCCTGAAAGTATAATCCCGCTTATTATCATCCTGTGCACCTTCTTTGACAGATTTGTTCATCTATATTCAAAGATATGATGCACGGTTTCTTTTATTCACCTAAATCCATAATAATGTATTTCTCAATATGACTGGCCAGAATGCCATAATTAGGCTTTTGGTTGTCCACATGTTTACCCAAAATTGATTTCACTGCTAAATAAGGGAAATTAATGCCAGATAGACAAGTCACATGCAGTCCGCCAGACATTCTCGGATTAATCTCAAGTAATTTAGGCACACCTTGATTGTACTTCACTTGAATGTTGTAATTAAACGGGATTTTGTAGGTGGCAGCCACCTGATGTGCGATTTCGATTAGCTCAGGCACTTCCTCAAGCAGTCTTAGCCGTCCGTCCGCTTTACGACGCGGCACAGCGGCAAGTAATTCCCCAGAAGCCGATGCTAAGCAATCGATGCTGTACTCAAAGCCGTTTAATAATTCCATCACCATCAAGTCCTCGAAACGATCTACGGATGATAAGGTCTTGTATACCTGTTCCGTAGAGAGATATGGAGTAACTGTGCCGAACAGGTCACTTAATGTATCCCGCTCATTGCTGATGATTCTGAAGCCCATACCGCCCTCGGCATTCGTTGGCTTCATACAAACCTGATGACCTGCACTTACGAGCGCCTCATAGGCCGTCATAAATTCATCTGCCGTATTGACCACATGATAATCAGGAATTGAAATAATGTTCGTTCCTCTGATGGCTTCATAAAACTTTTGTTTCTCCAGTAAGTTCTCTAATAGCTCAAGGTCACGACAAACCGTTACTTTCGTACCTACCTTTTCGAACGAATCAATATGCTTCGCTATCGCGTACATATGTAATCTGGGAATGAAGACATCAATGCCATGCTTTTTACAGAAATCCAAGGCAAACTCCACATAATCATCATCACCTAAAACAGGTTCGGTATCCGCGTAATCAGCCGCCTGTAGAGCCATATGGGTACGGTCCGGATGTGTGGCGTACATTTTGAATTGGACGCCATCCTCATTATTGCGAATGCTATTCATGTAATGAAAGGCTACTGAAAACCAGCGGTTAAACCATACTTTTTTCATGAGGACTCCTTTATGATACATAGATTCGTTTGCTCGATGTTTACGGATTCAACATACTTAAGTATTTCATCCGAAGCGAAAATCCCGGATTCCTCGGTAAATGAGTAGTTCCCCGTCGATTGAAGCTGCTCTTGTCGAAATAATTCTCCGTGCCTAGGAGCGATCGAGAAATCAGCGAAATCAATTAAAATCTGATCCAAGAGGGAATCTCCAGATGCCACAACTTGGCGCTCCTCTGTTAACTGTTTGAGATGCTGAACGGCATCTCTTTTATTAACCACTTGGGGAACGACATAGACTTTTCTTCCCTGAATGGAAGTGCTCCAACCCATGCGCTGAAGTTCTGCACTCATCTGAGCAACTTCCTCAAGCGGTATCTTTGCCCGGTCAATGATATGTGAAAAAAATAGCTCGTCGCAGTAGCTGGAACTGAGGACCCATTCCGGACTAAGGACACGATCTAGCAGTATCCTGACATCCTGCACATGCTCACTTGTTTCACTAACGCGAGCAACTACAGAGGCTTGCCATTCCAAGTCGGGATGTCCATCTATCAGAATATTCCCGCCGTTGCTCGTAACGGCATAGGCGGGCTTCAACATTTGACTAATTAAATGGATACGATTGTACTGCTGCATGGTTCGTGTCGTTACTGGGATGAAAATGAGCTTCGTCATCAACTTCTGAAGCAGCTGGTAGGAACTAGAGGACATATATGATCTCACTTTACCGTCAATGAGCTCTGCTGTAATAATCCGATCGCCTAATTCTTCGGCACGCTCTAAAGGCTGGGAGTAGATTAACGTTTGATCTAAATCGCTTGCAAATATCATTCGGCATCTCCTTTCATGGATTTTATAATACCACAACAGGAATAAGTGAGACCTGGGTACACTTCTATTGGTACTTCCCTAGCTTTAGCTAAAAGGAGGATATGACGAATATTTGGATTATCTAATCGGTCTACTAATATCCGCCATGGCACTCTACGGA is drawn from Paenibacillus sp. V4I7 and contains these coding sequences:
- a CDS encoding pentapeptide repeat-containing protein; translation: MSIPKIETPKIPKEIPAITLPNEEMQPEDSFHTGIISDCIIDNQSAYKVAFDKVIFRNVTFTRISMKDIELTDVIFEKCDLSNVDFGQATIHRTEFRNCKIIGIDLTEATVRNVLFHTCLADYTTFRMANFKQTVFQECSLLNADFYESMLQKVYFDNCQLDRAQFTGVKLAGIDISSCEFTSLGVSIEDLRGCIISRGQASVFASLFGLILKE
- a CDS encoding HAD family hydrolase codes for the protein MIFASDLDQTLIYSQPLERAEELGDRIITAELIDGKVRSYMSSSSYQLLQKLMTKLIFIPVTTRTMQQYNRIHLISQMLKPAYAVTSNGGNILIDGHPDLEWQASVVARVSETSEHVQDVRILLDRVLSPEWVLSSSYCDELFFSHIIDRAKIPLEEVAQMSAELQRMGWSTSIQGRKVYVVPQVVNKRDAVQHLKQLTEERQVVASGDSLLDQILIDFADFSIAPRHGELFRQEQLQSTGNYSFTEESGIFASDEILKYVESVNIEQTNLCIIKESS
- a CDS encoding ATP-grasp domain-containing protein; the protein is MKKVWFNRWFSVAFHYMNSIRNNEDGVQFKMYATHPDRTHMALQAADYADTEPVLGDDDYVEFALDFCKKHGIDVFIPRLHMYAIAKHIDSFEKVGTKVTVCRDLELLENLLEKQKFYEAIRGTNIISIPDYHVVNTADEFMTAYEALVSAGHQVCMKPTNAEGGMGFRIISNERDTLSDLFGTVTPYLSTEQVYKTLSSVDRFEDLMVMELLNGFEYSIDCLASASGELLAAVPRRKADGRLRLLEEVPELIEIAHQVAATYKIPFNYNIQVKYNQGVPKLLEINPRMSGGLHVTCLSGINFPYLAVKSILGKHVDNQKPNYGILASHIEKYIIMDLGE